Proteins from a single region of Xiphophorus maculatus strain JP 163 A chromosome 22, X_maculatus-5.0-male, whole genome shotgun sequence:
- the trmt2b gene encoding tRNA (uracil(54)-C(5))-methyltransferase homolog isoform X2, which produces MSLTAKCCRSVMAFRPNIFYPRRSCVLFSTSVSPADEGTAGSGSQKRRRRRQKKAAWTDDLSWEERLADAVTPLWRLSYEEQLELKQSNHRRILSELSGSLSPDLRSALPAPASAKLNFPVLPVLPSPVRDGYRNKSTFSVNRGVDGNPKTVGFYLGTASRGNIVCVNGDHLLNMPEKHTLVARCYQDFIRQSSLEPCLLFHTGGHWREVTVLGFKFRISADAFFQVNQAAAQVLYNTVRDLCVPGGAQSKTGSTLLDVCCGTGAIGIISSPRVDRVIGVEIIEQAVRDAAHNAALNNVENCEFLPGKAEVVLPALMSQLSSAPGVLTAVVNPSRAGLHPKVVRALRNQDAIRRLVYVSCKPDGEAMRNFKELCCAPNQEKKLTGDAFSPTLAVPVDMFPHTPHCELVLLFER; this is translated from the exons ATGTCTTTAACCGCGAAATGCTGCAGGTCAGTCATGGCTTTCAgaccaaatatattttatccGAGGAGATCCTGCGTGCTGTTTTCAACTAGCGTTAGTCCGGCTGACGAAGGGACAGCGGGGTCGGGGTCACAGAAACGACGGCGAAGACGGCAGAAGAAAGCGGCCTGGACCGACGACCTGTCCTGGGAGGAGAGGCTGGCCGATGCGGTCACTCCTCTCTGGAGGCTGAGCtatgaggagcagctggagcTCAAGCAGAGCAATCATCGGAGGATCCTGTCTGAACTCTCAGGATCTCTTTCACCTGATCTCAGGTCAGCTTTACCAGCACCTGCCTCAGCTAAACTCAACTTCCCTGTCCTGCCTGTTCTGCCCTCCCCAGTCAGGGATGGCTACCGCAACAAATCCACGTTTTCAGTCAACAGAGGAGTGGATGGGAATCCAAAAACAGTTGGATTTTACCTAGGGACGGCCAGTCGGGGAAACATTGTCTGTGTGAACGGAGATCACCTGCTCAACATGCCGGAGAAGCACACACTAGTAGCCAGATGTTACCAGGACTTCATCCGCCAATCCTCTCTGGAGCCCTGCCTGCTGTTCCACACCGGGGGTCACTGGAGAGAGGTCACG GTCCTGGGCTTCAAGTTCCGCATATCTGCCGATGCTTTCTTCCAGGTGAACCAGGCAGCTGCTCAGGTGCTGTATAACACGGTCAGAGACCTGTGTGTCCCAGGAGGAGCACagtcaaaaacaggaagtactCTGCTCGACGTGTGCTGCGGCACAGGCGCCATCGGCATTATCTCTTCTCCCAGAGTGGACAGGGTTATCGGTGTTGAGATCATAGAGCAGGCAGTGAGAGATGCCGCACACAACGCCGCTCTCAATAACGTAGAAAACTGTGAGTTTCTCCCTGGTAAAGCGGAGGTGGTGCTCCCTGCTCTCATGTCTCAGTTGAGCTCTGCACCCGGAGTCCTTACCGCTGTGGTGAATCCGTCTCGAGCTGGCCTCCATCCCAAAGTAGTCAGAGCGCTGAGAAACCAAGACGCTATCCGCAGACTGGTCTATGTGTCCTGTAAGCCAGACGGAGAGGCGATGAGGAACTTCAAGGAGCTTTGCTGTGCTCCTAATCAAGAAAAGAAGCTCACAGGAGACGCTTTTTCTCCCACTCTGGCTGTCCCTGTGGACATGTTCCCACATACTCCTCATTGTGAACTGGTGCTTCTGTTTGAGAGGTAG
- the trmt2b gene encoding tRNA (uracil(54)-C(5))-methyltransferase homolog isoform X1 translates to MSLTAKCCRSVMAFRPNIFYPRRSCVLFSTSVSPADEGTAGSGSQKRRRRRQKKAAWTDDLSWEERLADAVTPLWRLSYEEQLELKQSNHRRILSELSGSLSPDLRSALPAPASAKLNFPVLPVLPSPVRDGYRNKSTFSVNRGVDGNPKTVGFYLGTASRGNIVCVNGDHLLNMPEKHTLVARCYQDFIRQSSLEPCLLFHTGGHWREVTVRTNAQGHTMAIVYFHPQMMTAEEVAVHKAELVEYFSRGPGSACQLDSLFFQESTMTRCTHEESPYQLLHGQPYLYEEVLGFKFRISADAFFQVNQAAAQVLYNTVRDLCVPGGAQSKTGSTLLDVCCGTGAIGIISSPRVDRVIGVEIIEQAVRDAAHNAALNNVENCEFLPGKAEVVLPALMSQLSSAPGVLTAVVNPSRAGLHPKVVRALRNQDAIRRLVYVSCKPDGEAMRNFKELCCAPNQEKKLTGDAFSPTLAVPVDMFPHTPHCELVLLFER, encoded by the exons ATGTCTTTAACCGCGAAATGCTGCAGGTCAGTCATGGCTTTCAgaccaaatatattttatccGAGGAGATCCTGCGTGCTGTTTTCAACTAGCGTTAGTCCGGCTGACGAAGGGACAGCGGGGTCGGGGTCACAGAAACGACGGCGAAGACGGCAGAAGAAAGCGGCCTGGACCGACGACCTGTCCTGGGAGGAGAGGCTGGCCGATGCGGTCACTCCTCTCTGGAGGCTGAGCtatgaggagcagctggagcTCAAGCAGAGCAATCATCGGAGGATCCTGTCTGAACTCTCAGGATCTCTTTCACCTGATCTCAGGTCAGCTTTACCAGCACCTGCCTCAGCTAAACTCAACTTCCCTGTCCTGCCTGTTCTGCCCTCCCCAGTCAGGGATGGCTACCGCAACAAATCCACGTTTTCAGTCAACAGAGGAGTGGATGGGAATCCAAAAACAGTTGGATTTTACCTAGGGACGGCCAGTCGGGGAAACATTGTCTGTGTGAACGGAGATCACCTGCTCAACATGCCGGAGAAGCACACACTAGTAGCCAGATGTTACCAGGACTTCATCCGCCAATCCTCTCTGGAGCCCTGCCTGCTGTTCCACACCGGGGGTCACTGGAGAGAGGTCACGGTGAGGACCAATGCGCAGGGACACACCATGGCTATAGTGTATTTCCACCCACAGATGATGACCGCAGAGGAAGTGGCTGTTCATAAGGCTGAGCTGGTGGAGTATTTCTCAAGGGGTCCTGGGTCAGCCTGTCAGCTAGACTCCCTGTTCTTCCAGGAAAGCACCATGACTCGCTGCACGCATGAGGAATCCCCGTACCAGCTACTGCACGGTCAGCCATATTTGTATGAGGAG GTCCTGGGCTTCAAGTTCCGCATATCTGCCGATGCTTTCTTCCAGGTGAACCAGGCAGCTGCTCAGGTGCTGTATAACACGGTCAGAGACCTGTGTGTCCCAGGAGGAGCACagtcaaaaacaggaagtactCTGCTCGACGTGTGCTGCGGCACAGGCGCCATCGGCATTATCTCTTCTCCCAGAGTGGACAGGGTTATCGGTGTTGAGATCATAGAGCAGGCAGTGAGAGATGCCGCACACAACGCCGCTCTCAATAACGTAGAAAACTGTGAGTTTCTCCCTGGTAAAGCGGAGGTGGTGCTCCCTGCTCTCATGTCTCAGTTGAGCTCTGCACCCGGAGTCCTTACCGCTGTGGTGAATCCGTCTCGAGCTGGCCTCCATCCCAAAGTAGTCAGAGCGCTGAGAAACCAAGACGCTATCCGCAGACTGGTCTATGTGTCCTGTAAGCCAGACGGAGAGGCGATGAGGAACTTCAAGGAGCTTTGCTGTGCTCCTAATCAAGAAAAGAAGCTCACAGGAGACGCTTTTTCTCCCACTCTGGCTGTCCCTGTGGACATGTTCCCACATACTCCTCATTGTGAACTGGTGCTTCTGTTTGAGAGGTAG